A section of the Bombus huntii isolate Logan2020A chromosome 5, iyBomHunt1.1, whole genome shotgun sequence genome encodes:
- the LOC126865735 gene encoding synaptic vesicle 2-related protein isoform X1, which yields MDNLLKLIYKGAGDYTFTVVQAINALGFGKFQVKLSLFTGLCWMVDSMEITILSILSPSLHCDWGITRYQQALTTTVVFLGMMLSSTFWSNLSDRYGSKQSLTLCAILLLYYALLSAFAPNFLWILLLRGLVGFAIGCVPQSVTLYAEFLPAKQRAKCVILLDCFWALGACFEVAIALVIMPTFGWRWLLILSTIPLLVFAIITPWLPESTVFDITSGRMDKAVSTLERVARENKKPLPPGRLVMDRFYQINHGKLKDVLSKEMCRTSTLLWLVWMSTAFCYYGVVLMTTELFHTSSEQCSLWENKKEDTCQLDCRLERSDYIDLLWTTLAEFPGIFSTIFAIEKIGRRKTMAFQLIMFAMLICFLGRACLLNRAALTLAIFLARGLIAGVFQAAYVYTPEVYPTHLRSIGVSTCSAMARIGAMVTPYIAQVFLQWSITGAMAIYAATALCAAIATLALPVETKNHTSNDTTQETR from the exons ATG GATAATCTGCTTAAACTTATCTATAAAGGAGCGGGTGACT ATACATTTACTGTTGTTCAAGCTATCAATGCATTAGgatttggaaaatttcaagttaagtTATCTTTATTTACCGGTCTCTGTTGGATGGTAGATAGTATGGAAATAACAATATTAAGCATTTTAAGTCCATCCTTACATTGTGATTGGGGTATAACTAGATATCAACAAGCTTTAACAACCACG GTTGTTTTCCTTGGTATGATGCTAAGTTCTACGTTTTGGAGTAATTTAAGTGATAGATATGGTAGTAAACAATCTTTAACTTTATGTGCAATATTGCTACTTTATTATGCTCTTTTAAGTGCTTTTGCACCAAATTTTCTGTGGATTTTATTACTTAGGGGATTAGTTGGTTTTGCTATTGGTTGTGTACCACAATC AGTAACATTGTATGCAGAATTTCTTCCTGCAAAACAAAGAGCAAAATGTGTCATTTTGTTAGAT tgTTTTTGGGCACTTGGAGCCTGTTTTGAAGTGGCAATAGCATTGGTAATAATGCCAACCTTTGGTTGGAGATGGCTTCTCATTTTATCAACAATACCACTTCTTGTATTTGCTATTATTACTCca TGGTTACCAGAGTCTACAGTATTTGATATAACGAGCGGAAGAATGGATAAAGCTGTTTCAACTTTAGAACGAGTAgcaagagaaaataaaaaacctTTACCTCCAGGAAGATTAGTTATGGATCGCTTTTATCAAATTAATCATGGCAAATTGAAAGATGTATTAAGCAAGGAAATGTGTAGGACATCTACCTTGCTTTGGCTTGTATG GATGAGTACAGCATTTTGTTATTATGGTGTTGTATTAATGACTACAGAATTATTCCATACATCATCTGAACAATGTAGTTTGTGGGAAAACAAAAAGGAAGATACTTGTCAATTAGATTGTCGTTTAGAAAGGAGTGATTACATCGATCTTCTTTGGACAACGTTAGCTGAATTTCCAGGAATTTTTTCCACTATTTTTGCGATTGAAAAAATTGGTAGAAGAAAGACAATGGCGTTCCAATTAATAATGTTTGCTATGTTAATCTGTTTCTTAGGTAGAGCTTGTCTATTAAACAGAGCAGCATTAACACTAGCAATTTTTCTAGCTAGAGGTTTAATTGCCGGCGTGTTTCAAGCTGCATATGTGTACACTCCAGAAGTGTATCCGACTCATTTACGTAGTATCGGTGTTAGTACTTGTAGTGCAATGGCTAGAATTGGTGCAATGGTTACACCATACATAGCACAAGTATTTCTTCAATGGTCTATTACTGGAGCAATGGCAATTTATGCTGCAACAGCATTATGTGCTGCAATAGCTACTCTTGCTTTACCTGttgaaacgaaaaatcatACATCTAATGACACAACTCaagagacgcgataa
- the LOC126865735 gene encoding synaptic vesicle 2-related protein isoform X2 produces the protein MVDSMEITILSILSPSLHCDWGITRYQQALTTTVVFLGMMLSSTFWSNLSDRYGSKQSLTLCAILLLYYALLSAFAPNFLWILLLRGLVGFAIGCVPQSVTLYAEFLPAKQRAKCVILLDCFWALGACFEVAIALVIMPTFGWRWLLILSTIPLLVFAIITPWLPESTVFDITSGRMDKAVSTLERVARENKKPLPPGRLVMDRFYQINHGKLKDVLSKEMCRTSTLLWLVWMSTAFCYYGVVLMTTELFHTSSEQCSLWENKKEDTCQLDCRLERSDYIDLLWTTLAEFPGIFSTIFAIEKIGRRKTMAFQLIMFAMLICFLGRACLLNRAALTLAIFLARGLIAGVFQAAYVYTPEVYPTHLRSIGVSTCSAMARIGAMVTPYIAQVFLQWSITGAMAIYAATALCAAIATLALPVETKNHTSNDTTQETR, from the exons ATGGTAGATAGTATGGAAATAACAATATTAAGCATTTTAAGTCCATCCTTACATTGTGATTGGGGTATAACTAGATATCAACAAGCTTTAACAACCACG GTTGTTTTCCTTGGTATGATGCTAAGTTCTACGTTTTGGAGTAATTTAAGTGATAGATATGGTAGTAAACAATCTTTAACTTTATGTGCAATATTGCTACTTTATTATGCTCTTTTAAGTGCTTTTGCACCAAATTTTCTGTGGATTTTATTACTTAGGGGATTAGTTGGTTTTGCTATTGGTTGTGTACCACAATC AGTAACATTGTATGCAGAATTTCTTCCTGCAAAACAAAGAGCAAAATGTGTCATTTTGTTAGAT tgTTTTTGGGCACTTGGAGCCTGTTTTGAAGTGGCAATAGCATTGGTAATAATGCCAACCTTTGGTTGGAGATGGCTTCTCATTTTATCAACAATACCACTTCTTGTATTTGCTATTATTACTCca TGGTTACCAGAGTCTACAGTATTTGATATAACGAGCGGAAGAATGGATAAAGCTGTTTCAACTTTAGAACGAGTAgcaagagaaaataaaaaacctTTACCTCCAGGAAGATTAGTTATGGATCGCTTTTATCAAATTAATCATGGCAAATTGAAAGATGTATTAAGCAAGGAAATGTGTAGGACATCTACCTTGCTTTGGCTTGTATG GATGAGTACAGCATTTTGTTATTATGGTGTTGTATTAATGACTACAGAATTATTCCATACATCATCTGAACAATGTAGTTTGTGGGAAAACAAAAAGGAAGATACTTGTCAATTAGATTGTCGTTTAGAAAGGAGTGATTACATCGATCTTCTTTGGACAACGTTAGCTGAATTTCCAGGAATTTTTTCCACTATTTTTGCGATTGAAAAAATTGGTAGAAGAAAGACAATGGCGTTCCAATTAATAATGTTTGCTATGTTAATCTGTTTCTTAGGTAGAGCTTGTCTATTAAACAGAGCAGCATTAACACTAGCAATTTTTCTAGCTAGAGGTTTAATTGCCGGCGTGTTTCAAGCTGCATATGTGTACACTCCAGAAGTGTATCCGACTCATTTACGTAGTATCGGTGTTAGTACTTGTAGTGCAATGGCTAGAATTGGTGCAATGGTTACACCATACATAGCACAAGTATTTCTTCAATGGTCTATTACTGGAGCAATGGCAATTTATGCTGCAACAGCATTATGTGCTGCAATAGCTACTCTTGCTTTACCTGttgaaacgaaaaatcatACATCTAATGACACAACTCaagagacgcgataa
- the LOC126865736 gene encoding UBX domain-containing protein 6, translating into MTEKIKSLFHKAKLDVKFMNAGKGHKLTESTSNDGSTSVVEPRKRVEPTKEAKVAGQAALARLEEKESNIKRFNTSYAAIKAQVKRELEQKRKAQQNVEKDYVQSEEKAENSVKDNSLLAVTNVYYRCSYLSDEILSQDQWKVKIKEFLYEQLKGEDMGLISCLIIQNCNSKKNRIDACVETLGKYLENIINNPEEEKYQKIRMQNRIFQDKVAPIEGALEFLNAAGFHQKKLLNNDKEDDFLIRNADNCDIENITMLLEALKTAQPIPLELDRNLQVLLPMQANKRTELPSSFFNLTAEDIEKEQQLRTEAVERDQMLRTKAMRERDEKQRLRKYKFSLIRIKFPDNLILQGTFSIHESFQNVVNFVSENLINNERPFSLKKLPQTTFGEDSFDKTLLELELFPAVILMFSWKSKSEETSHNESVGYLKEELLSIIQPA; encoded by the exons ATgacagaaaaaattaaatcacTTTTTCACAAGGCAAAATTGGATGTGAAATTTATGAATGCTGGAAAAGGACACAA ATTGACAGAATCAACTAGCAATGATGGATCTACTTCTGTAGTAGAGCCAAGAAAAAGAGTGGAACCTACAAAAGAAGCTAAAGTAGCTGGTCAAGCAGCTTTGGCAAGactggaagaaaaagaatctAACATAAAAAGATTTAACAC ATCATATGCAGCTATTAAAGCACAAGTGAAACGAGAAttagaacaaaaaagaaaagcacAACAAAATGTAGAGAAAGATTATGTGCAATCAGAAGAAAAAGCTGAAAATTCAGTTAAGGATAATTCTTTGTTAGCTGTTACCAATGTATACTATCGTTGTTCATATTTATCTGATGAAATATTATCACAAGATCAAtggaaagtaaaaataaaagaatttttatatgaaCAATTGAAAGGAGAAGATATGGGTTTAATATCATgtttaattatacaaaattgcaatagtaaaaagaatagaattgATGCTTGTGTTGAAACACTTGGAAAATAtctagaaaatattataaataatccaGAGGAAGAAAAGTATCAGAAGATTAGGATgcaaaatagaatatttcaa gaTAAAGTGGCTCCTATTGAAGGTGCATTAGAGTTTTTAAATGCTGCTGGTTTTCATCAGAAGAAGTTATTGAATAATGATAAGGAGGATGATTTCTTAATTCGTAATGCAGATAATTGTGATATTGAAAACATTACCATGTTATTGGAAGCATTGAAAACTGCACAGCCCATTCCACTGGAACTAGACAGAAATCTTCAAGTATTGTTACCTATGCAAGCAAACAAGAGAACTGAATTGCCATCGagctttttcaatttaacTGCTGAAGATATAGAGAAAGAACAACAACTTCG AACTGAAGCAGTTGAAAGAGATCAGATGTTAAGAACAAAAGCCAtgagagaaagagacgaaAAACAGAGActcagaaaatataaattttcattgatCCGTATAAAATTTCCAGATAATCTTATTTTACAAGGAACATTTTCTATACATGAAAGTTTTCAAAATGTTGTTAATTTTGTTAGTGagaatttgataaataatgAGAGACCTTTCAGCTTAAAAAAGCTTCCTCAAACAACATTTGGTGAAGATTCTTTTGATAAAACATTACTTGAATTAGAATTATTCCCTGCTGTAATATTGATGTTTTCCTGGAAAAGTAAATCAGAAGAAACAAGTCACAACGAATCTGTAGGATACTTAAAGGAAGAGTTACTTTCTATCATACAACCTGcttaa
- the LOC126865734 gene encoding pre-mRNA-splicing factor CWC25 homolog translates to MGGGDLNLKKSWHPSTMKNIEKVWKAEQQQSQEKKKIAELKKEIEMEKDREDMKKYAMEQGVIEKKDDKKLDWMYKGPNQLVNREEYLLGRPIDKSFEQMVQTEKDNELNQAPRNHVEHECIPPSLRFFSGNEQVDLARKMQEDPLYAIKKKEMETRNQLLKNPVKLKQLRQLLEQQSKKSKSEKKKKKNKQDIDSDDEAQLDLLLTTKYKQLKDKISNKDLIKSMKKMKHKQKKKSRKENETSDSESESSNEGSESDEHIKKHKKKRSKSKEKNTEVIKHSKEKYLIPDKEEERKHKSYEKLVKACSSNNDNNDSSIKKRRDRSFNREIRKHREKDFRSSSPQNRRSSIHKNTYNTENKYKDLSKTSHKKETTYSKLSSDTNRKYYKKDKNRDKWNFKKKQDLTEEEKERRRQEMIANATWRDEERERNVKKYRIEEKKEIDSRKVYNQDFVTKQLAAAAEISTVASRIKANINNIQRSGRAMDTNFAKR, encoded by the exons ATGGGTGGTGGAGATTTG AATTTGAAGAAGTCATGGCATCCATCTActatgaaaaatatagaaaaagttTGGAAAGCAGAGCAACAACAAAgtcaagaaaaaaagaaaatagctgaattaaagaaagaaatagaaatggaGAAAGATCGAGAGGATATGAAAAAATACGCAATGGAGCAAGGAGtaatagaaaagaaagatgACAAAAAGCTGGATTGGATGTATAAAGGACCAAATCAATTAGTCAATAGAGAAGAATATTTACTTGGACGGCCAATTGATAAATCATTTGAACAAATGGTTCAAACAGAAAAGGATAATGAATTAAACCAAGCACCAAGAAATCATGTTGAACAcg AATGTATTCCCCCGTCATTACGTTTCTTTTCTGGTAATGAACAAGTGGACTTAGCAAGAAAAATGCAAGAAGACCCCTTGTATGCTATAAAGAAGAAGGAGATGGAAACAAGAAATCAACTGCTAAAAAATCCAGTTAAATTAAAGCAATTACGACAATTG TTGGAACAGCAGTCAAAGAAAAGTAAaagtgaaaagaaaaagaagaagaacaaaCAAGATATTGATAGTGATGATGAAGCACAACTTGACCTATTACTGACTACTAAATATAAACAGTTAAAGGATAAAATTAGTAATAAAGATTTAATAAAGTCAATGAAAAAGATGAAAcataaacaaaagaaaaagtctagaaaagaaaatgaaacttCCGATAGTGAATCAGAAAGTAGTAACGAAGGAAGTGAAAGTGATGAACATATAAAAAAGCACAAGAAAAAGAGAAgtaaaagtaaagaaaaaaatactgAAGTTATAAAACatagtaaagaaaaatatctaatacctgataaagaagaagaaagaaagcatAAGTCATATGAAAAACTTGTTAAAGCATGCAGTTCAAACAATGATAATAATGATAGctcaattaaaaaaagaagagatagGTCATTCAATAGAGAGATAAGAAAACACAGAGAGAAAGATTTTCGTTCAAGCAGTCCTCAAAATAGGAGAAGCagtattcataaaaatacatacaatACCGAGAATAAGTATAAAGATCTTTCAAAGACATcacataaaaaagaaacaacatATTCTAAATTATCTTCTGATACaaatagaaagtattacaaaaaagataagaatcgagataaatggaattttaaaaagaaacagGATCTcacagaagaagaaaaagaacgacGTAGACAAGAAATGATAGCAAATGCAACATGGAGAGATGAAGAACGAGAACGTAATGTTAAAAAGTATCGcatagaagaaaagaaagaaatagataGTAGAAAAGTGTATAATCAAGATTTTGTTACAAAACAGTTAGCAGCTGCTGCAGAAATAAGTACTGTTGCTTCTAGAATTAAAGccaatataaataatatacaacgATCTGGAAGAGCAATGGATACAAATTTTGCTAAAAGGTGA